From the Burkholderia mayonis genome, one window contains:
- a CDS encoding DUF2917 domain-containing protein, translated as MDQANRLLFRPDPTLYDGYDAIQLPRMTLHFALEPSAMMTWLARSHTEIRVLSSRVWLTRSRSVDDYWMQPGDVLHVPRGERIWLGTDGPSTAEISLTTAYVRRRGWIGGVLGGLLDAIADLTSPRPR; from the coding sequence ATGGACCAGGCAAACCGGTTGTTATTTCGTCCCGATCCGACGCTGTACGACGGATACGACGCGATCCAGTTACCGCGCATGACGCTTCACTTCGCGCTCGAGCCGAGCGCGATGATGACATGGCTTGCGCGCAGCCATACCGAGATCCGCGTGCTGAGCTCGCGCGTGTGGCTCACGCGCTCGCGCAGCGTCGACGACTATTGGATGCAGCCCGGCGACGTCCTGCACGTGCCGCGCGGCGAGCGTATCTGGCTCGGCACCGACGGACCGTCGACGGCCGAGATCTCGCTCACGACTGCGTACGTGCGTCGGCGCGGCTGGATCGGCGGCGTACTCGGCGGGCTGCTCGACGCAATCGCCGATCTGACCAGCCCGCGTCCGCGATGA